In Sphingopyxis sp. 113P3, one DNA window encodes the following:
- a CDS encoding mechanosensitive ion channel domain-containing protein produces the protein MQQLTNESLSAFRNIPLPDGLPPWAETLAAVGLLAGIAWLANFAVKHGLLRFAVRMLPDNGPTPAPIAARLANIVPALIIASGIRAVPHLPVAATTVVSNVVSASIILFVAMAISEALRFANRIYERRADAASRPIKGYIQVLQILLYAGAAILIIAALMEESPLLLLSGLGAMAAVLMLVFKDTILSLVASVQLTSNDMLRVGDWIEMPQMGADGDVIDIALHTVKVQNWDKTITTIPTHRLIAESFRNWRGMSESGGRRIKRAVLLDQSCIRFLSDDERRELGRIALIREHLERKRNELGEWNTRLGEAGREPVNARRLTNIGLFRAYVLNYLRADARIAKDMTLIVRQLAPTPQGLPLEIYCFTATTAWNDYENIQADIFDHLLAILPEFHLRVFQEPSGIDLQRLAG, from the coding sequence ATGCAGCAATTGACGAACGAAAGCCTTTCCGCCTTCCGCAACATTCCCCTTCCTGACGGTCTGCCGCCGTGGGCGGAAACCCTCGCCGCAGTGGGACTTCTCGCCGGCATCGCGTGGCTTGCCAACTTCGCGGTCAAGCACGGGCTCCTCCGGTTTGCCGTGCGCATGCTGCCCGATAACGGCCCGACGCCAGCGCCGATTGCAGCGCGCCTTGCCAACATCGTTCCGGCGCTGATCATCGCCTCGGGGATCCGCGCCGTCCCGCACCTGCCTGTCGCGGCGACGACGGTCGTCAGCAATGTCGTTTCCGCGTCGATCATTCTTTTTGTCGCGATGGCGATCAGCGAAGCGCTTCGCTTCGCAAACCGCATCTATGAGCGTCGTGCGGATGCGGCGAGCCGCCCAATCAAGGGCTATATCCAGGTTCTGCAGATCCTGCTCTATGCCGGCGCGGCGATCCTCATCATCGCAGCGCTGATGGAAGAGTCGCCCTTGCTGCTGCTATCGGGCCTTGGGGCAATGGCAGCCGTGCTGATGCTCGTGTTCAAGGACACGATACTTTCGCTTGTCGCCTCGGTCCAGCTGACCTCGAACGACATGCTGCGCGTCGGCGACTGGATCGAAATGCCGCAGATGGGGGCGGACGGCGACGTCATCGACATCGCGCTGCACACGGTCAAGGTGCAGAACTGGGACAAGACCATCACGACTATTCCAACTCACCGCCTGATCGCCGAAAGCTTCCGGAACTGGCGCGGCATGTCGGAATCAGGCGGTCGCCGGATCAAGCGCGCGGTGTTGCTCGATCAAAGCTGCATTCGTTTCCTGTCTGACGACGAACGCCGCGAGCTGGGTCGGATCGCTCTGATCCGCGAGCATCTTGAACGCAAACGCAATGAACTCGGCGAGTGGAACACGCGCCTGGGCGAGGCGGGCCGCGAGCCGGTCAATGCGCGCCGACTTACGAACATCGGCCTCTTTCGGGCCTATGTCCTCAACTATCTGCGTGCCGACGCCCGCATCGCGAAGGACATGACACTGATCGTGCGCCAGCTCGCACCGACGCCGCAGGGTCTGCCGCTCGAGATATACTGCTTTACCGCCACGACAGCGTGGAACGATTATGAGAATATTCAGGCCGACATTTTCGACCATCTCCTCGCGATCCTGCCGGAGTTTCACCTTCGCGTCTTTCAGGAACCGAGCGGCATAGACTTGCAGCGGCTGGCGGGCTGA
- a CDS encoding autotransporter domain-containing protein gives MKRRTLNRAALCATTALVTAGFVLTVPAGAAELGRFVPAGAPASIDNPADETIEGDRIGVYSRASQTTITNAGTIRGNGSADGLDVLPEGGITLDGGPAAIANSGTITGAGHGISTAYFYDSQTQILEGRAVGVAVTNSGTIAGESNDGVRLIGGGSVANSGTITGAGRADADGVSVYAYDDQDLSDVTAIGTITNAEGGTISGARYGAILFDGGLVENEGLLSGGAGGLWVQGNDPAGNKTASVTNAGTISGGSGLTFANVLAASDLVNSGTIVGNAAHGVANGSFGRVSIINEAGATIAGATSGVYDDEGGIDLVNAGTIRGEGSYDGFDAPPDAGVTILGAPSTIVNSGLISGAGAGVTTAYYFNPATGLVEGRAAGTAVDNSGTIVGESNDGVRLIGGGSVTNSGTITGTGRADADGISMYAYDDQASEDYSALVTNAADGTIEGDRYGIILSGGGDVDNAGAITGVTGGVYVQGTALNSGDRGGVTASLVNSGSIRGTGDLGGTDGDGYGVGFGSDMSSATLDNSGSISSDFGAGVAHGSRAEVTVTNAAGGTITGATSGIYSNATGTLDVINAGTIRGEGAYDGFDAPPDAGITIGTASSSVTNSGTISGGGAGITTAYVFDPEIGALLGQAVGTLVTNSGTISGESNDGVRLIGGGTVTNSGAISGTGRADADGISMYAFEGQASDDYSALVTNAADGTIAGDRFGIILSGGGNVENAGIIEGSDGGIFIQGTALDSGERSGQTANIVNSGSITASRDDGINGYGVGLGSDLASATLTNSGTISSAESAGVFHGTLGDVTITNAAGGTIEGGTHGVFAGGDGSLALSNAGTIRGNGIYEGSEAPADAGVMIQSAGAVVDNSGTISGAGYGIVTQLYFNDETGQIEARATGTEISNSGIIRGDTNDGIRLFGGGSIVNSGTIEGVAGALTDGVTIQAFAGQDTSGQSMLGSVVNEAGGTIAGARYGVLAVSGGSVTNAGTISGSETGVVIGRQNSGGKAGELVNSGTISGGVLIDVDSAAASNSGTILSETGVAFTSLGAITLTNSGTIRGGNGVAVQLSAFDDAVTLRSGSAITGAIDAGAGADSLTLDGDILELTEAQQLGAATGFETLDVAAGYWTTAGVVGEFDQVTIGEGAALQVNEADLGDGEGLSSPILTSAVTTNGRLLLNFSENDVVSQLDELSITGTGTIELIGEAVFTIDTDTVAHTGGTLIANGGLVLTGTLLGDVTTSGDGSFQLGAGGTEGQFAGDIVNDGRFIFNRSDDYDFLGAFSGSGVLDKMGAGVLIFSGDYNFDGITNILAGSVRIGGLIDPETVFDLGGGTLDISGNDQTIGGLSGGEGATVQMGENDLTVDQDEDSAFAGTISGTGGFTKEGAGNLNLTGNSDYTGPTSINGGTLSVNGSIASSPVTVGDGGTLGGNGIVGSTTVAGGGTIAPGNSIGRLTVAGDLAFAPGSVFEVEVNAAGEADRIDATGAVTIASTASVSVLAEDGAYNPRTDYIILTGADGITGTFGSVTSDLAFLDPLLRYGQNSVTLSLYRNDLDFADVAVGANQAGVAAAIQARGIDDPLFEALLVQNASVAQAAYGDLSGEILAHTLSGLTDDSRHLRSALLGMEAPQESGAFIWGSAFGGWGDFDAQAGGRGIKTDHKGLVAGFGYGGNGFAAALSAGIGNSDFRADGRNDRAKADSKYLAAHLAYGTGEGFRGAFGLAYGWHDVDTTRSVVFAPLAQTLKSARDANTFQIFGEAGYDFVMGKAALTPFARLAHVRTKSDAFAETGGNAALAVAGAKQETTFLSLGARARFNIGQPGFQPYASAAWNRASGDRGAPVGAAFASGGGSPFVLTGTLIPKNSAEIEAGFDYTSGPFRIGAAYSGTLASDRRTHGARVTASFAF, from the coding sequence GTGAAGAGGCGGACTTTGAATCGTGCGGCGCTGTGTGCAACGACCGCGCTGGTCACGGCAGGTTTCGTGCTGACGGTCCCCGCGGGCGCAGCGGAACTGGGCCGGTTCGTCCCCGCAGGCGCGCCAGCCTCGATCGACAATCCGGCCGACGAAACGATCGAAGGCGATCGCATCGGCGTTTATTCGCGCGCCAGTCAAACGACCATCACCAATGCGGGAACGATCCGGGGTAACGGCAGCGCCGATGGGCTCGATGTGTTGCCCGAGGGCGGCATCACGCTCGACGGTGGACCCGCCGCCATTGCCAACAGTGGCACGATCACGGGTGCGGGGCACGGGATCTCCACCGCCTATTTCTATGATTCGCAGACACAAATCCTCGAGGGGCGCGCGGTCGGGGTCGCCGTGACGAACAGCGGCACAATTGCGGGGGAGAGCAATGACGGGGTCCGCCTGATCGGCGGCGGCAGCGTAGCCAACAGCGGGACGATTACGGGCGCCGGACGCGCCGACGCCGACGGCGTGTCAGTCTATGCCTATGACGACCAGGACTTGTCGGATGTCACCGCGATCGGGACGATCACCAACGCTGAGGGAGGCACGATCAGCGGCGCGCGCTATGGCGCAATCCTGTTCGACGGCGGCCTTGTCGAGAATGAAGGGCTCCTCAGCGGCGGCGCCGGCGGTCTCTGGGTGCAGGGCAACGACCCGGCTGGCAACAAGACGGCGTCGGTGACCAATGCCGGCACGATTTCGGGGGGAAGCGGCCTGACCTTTGCCAATGTGCTTGCCGCGTCCGACCTTGTGAACAGCGGGACCATCGTCGGTAATGCAGCTCATGGCGTTGCAAATGGCTCATTCGGCCGCGTGTCGATCATCAACGAGGCTGGCGCGACGATCGCCGGGGCGACCAGCGGCGTCTATGACGATGAAGGCGGGATCGATCTCGTCAACGCGGGCACGATCCGCGGCGAGGGTAGCTATGACGGCTTCGATGCGCCCCCGGACGCCGGGGTCACGATCCTCGGCGCGCCCTCGACGATCGTCAACAGCGGCCTTATCTCGGGCGCCGGCGCGGGCGTGACGACCGCTTATTATTTCAACCCTGCAACCGGCCTCGTTGAAGGCCGAGCAGCGGGCACGGCGGTGGACAACAGCGGGACAATCGTGGGCGAAAGCAACGACGGCGTTCGCCTGATCGGCGGCGGCAGCGTGACCAACAGCGGCACGATCACCGGGACGGGCCGCGCCGATGCCGACGGCATTTCGATGTATGCCTATGACGATCAGGCGAGCGAGGATTACAGCGCGCTTGTCACCAACGCGGCGGATGGGACGATCGAAGGCGATCGCTATGGCATCATCCTGTCGGGGGGCGGGGACGTCGACAATGCCGGCGCCATCACGGGCGTCACCGGCGGCGTCTATGTTCAGGGTACCGCGCTCAACAGCGGCGATCGCGGCGGAGTGACCGCCAGTCTCGTCAATTCGGGCAGCATTCGCGGCACGGGCGATCTCGGCGGGACCGATGGTGACGGTTATGGGGTTGGCTTCGGCAGCGACATGTCGAGTGCGACCCTCGATAACAGCGGCTCGATCAGCAGCGACTTCGGCGCCGGCGTGGCGCACGGATCGCGCGCCGAGGTGACGGTAACGAACGCCGCGGGCGGCACGATTACTGGCGCGACATCGGGCATCTATTCGAATGCGACCGGCACACTCGATGTCATCAATGCCGGCACGATCCGGGGCGAAGGCGCCTACGACGGCTTCGATGCCCCGCCCGATGCGGGCATTACCATCGGTACGGCATCGTCGAGCGTGACGAACAGCGGCACCATCTCGGGCGGCGGCGCTGGGATCACGACCGCCTATGTGTTCGACCCGGAGATTGGCGCACTGCTCGGACAAGCGGTCGGCACTCTCGTGACCAACAGCGGGACGATCAGCGGCGAGAGCAATGACGGCGTTCGCCTGATCGGCGGCGGCACCGTGACGAACAGCGGGGCCATCAGCGGCACCGGGCGCGCCGACGCCGACGGCATCTCCATGTACGCCTTTGAGGGCCAGGCGAGCGATGATTACAGTGCGCTTGTCACCAACGCGGCGGACGGCACGATTGCAGGGGATCGCTTCGGCATCATTCTGTCGGGCGGCGGCAACGTCGAGAACGCAGGAATCATCGAAGGCAGCGACGGCGGTATCTTCATCCAGGGCACCGCGCTCGATAGCGGCGAGCGGAGCGGGCAGACCGCGAACATCGTCAATTCGGGCAGCATCACGGCGAGCCGCGATGACGGGATCAACGGATACGGCGTCGGTCTCGGCAGTGATCTTGCCAGCGCAACGCTGACCAACAGCGGGACGATCAGCTCGGCTGAGAGCGCCGGCGTGTTTCACGGGACGCTCGGCGACGTGACGATCACCAATGCAGCGGGCGGCACAATCGAGGGGGGAACTCACGGCGTCTTTGCGGGCGGCGATGGGAGCCTTGCCTTGTCCAACGCGGGCACGATCCGCGGCAACGGCATCTATGAAGGCAGCGAAGCGCCGGCCGATGCCGGCGTGATGATCCAGTCGGCGGGCGCGGTGGTTGACAATAGCGGCACCATTTCGGGCGCTGGCTACGGCATCGTGACTCAGCTTTACTTCAACGACGAAACGGGCCAGATCGAAGCGCGCGCGACGGGCACGGAAATCTCCAACAGCGGGATCATCCGCGGCGACACCAACGACGGCATCCGCCTGTTCGGCGGGGGCTCGATCGTCAACAGCGGGACCATCGAGGGCGTCGCAGGCGCTCTCACCGACGGCGTGACGATCCAGGCTTTCGCGGGCCAGGATACCAGCGGCCAATCGATGCTCGGCAGCGTCGTCAACGAGGCCGGCGGAACGATAGCCGGTGCGCGTTACGGCGTGCTCGCGGTCAGCGGCGGCTCGGTCACCAACGCCGGAACGATCTCGGGCAGCGAGACCGGCGTCGTCATTGGCCGCCAGAACAGCGGCGGCAAGGCGGGCGAACTGGTGAACAGCGGCACGATCAGCGGCGGTGTGCTGATCGACGTCGACAGCGCGGCGGCGAGCAACAGCGGTACAATCCTCAGCGAGACCGGCGTCGCTTTCACCTCGCTCGGTGCGATAACGCTGACGAACAGCGGCACGATCAGAGGCGGGAACGGCGTTGCCGTTCAGCTCAGCGCCTTCGACGATGCCGTCACGCTTCGGAGCGGCAGTGCGATCACCGGCGCGATCGATGCGGGCGCAGGTGCCGACAGCCTCACGCTCGATGGCGATATTCTCGAACTCACTGAGGCGCAGCAGCTCGGCGCCGCGACGGGCTTTGAAACGCTCGATGTTGCGGCCGGCTATTGGACGACCGCGGGGGTGGTCGGCGAATTCGACCAGGTCACGATCGGCGAGGGCGCCGCGCTCCAGGTCAACGAGGCCGATCTCGGTGACGGCGAGGGGCTGTCCTCGCCGATCCTCACTTCGGCGGTGACGACCAACGGCCGGCTGCTGCTCAACTTCAGCGAGAATGATGTGGTTTCACAGCTCGACGAGCTGTCGATCACCGGCACGGGGACGATCGAACTGATCGGCGAGGCGGTCTTCACCATCGACACCGACACGGTCGCGCACACCGGCGGCACGCTGATTGCAAACGGCGGTCTTGTGCTCACCGGAACTCTCCTCGGCGACGTGACCACGTCGGGGGACGGCAGCTTCCAGCTCGGCGCGGGGGGAACCGAAGGCCAGTTTGCGGGCGATATCGTCAACGACGGACGCTTCATCTTCAACCGCTCGGATGATTATGATTTCCTCGGCGCCTTTTCGGGCAGCGGTGTCCTCGACAAGATGGGGGCGGGCGTCCTGATCTTCAGCGGCGACTATAATTTCGATGGCATCACCAACATCCTCGCGGGCTCGGTCCGCATCGGCGGCCTGATCGATCCGGAAACGGTCTTCGATCTCGGTGGGGGTACGCTCGACATTTCGGGCAACGATCAGACGATCGGCGGCCTTTCGGGCGGAGAGGGCGCAACGGTTCAGATGGGCGAGAATGATCTCACCGTCGACCAGGACGAAGATAGCGCCTTTGCCGGGACGATCTCGGGCACCGGCGGCTTCACCAAGGAGGGCGCCGGCAACCTCAACCTCACTGGCAACAGCGATTATACGGGCCCGACTTCGATCAACGGGGGCACCCTCTCGGTCAACGGCTCGATCGCTTCCTCGCCGGTGACCGTGGGCGACGGCGGCACGCTCGGCGGCAATGGCATCGTCGGTTCGACGACGGTCGCGGGAGGGGGTACCATTGCGCCCGGCAATTCGATCGGTCGCCTCACAGTCGCAGGCGATCTCGCCTTCGCTCCCGGCTCGGTCTTCGAAGTCGAGGTCAATGCCGCGGGCGAGGCGGACCGGATCGACGCGACGGGCGCGGTCACCATCGCGAGCACGGCGAGCGTGTCGGTGCTCGCAGAGGATGGCGCCTATAATCCGCGAACCGATTACATCATCCTGACCGGAGCGGATGGCATCACCGGAACCTTCGGGTCGGTGACGAGCGACCTTGCGTTCCTTGATCCGCTGCTGCGCTATGGTCAGAACAGCGTGACGCTTTCGCTTTATCGCAACGACTTGGATTTTGCCGATGTCGCGGTCGGCGCCAACCAGGCGGGGGTCGCGGCCGCAATCCAGGCGCGCGGCATCGACGATCCGCTGTTCGAGGCGCTGCTGGTCCAGAATGCGTCAGTTGCTCAAGCGGCCTATGGCGACCTGTCGGGCGAGATTCTCGCGCACACGCTGAGCGGCCTCACTGACGACAGCCGCCACCTGCGCAGCGCGCTGCTCGGCATGGAAGCGCCACAGGAAAGCGGCGCCTTCATATGGGGCTCAGCGTTCGGTGGCTGGGGCGACTTCGACGCGCAGGCCGGCGGCCGCGGCATCAAGACCGACCATAAGGGGCTCGTTGCAGGCTTCGGCTACGGCGGCAACGGATTTGCCGCCGCGCTCTCGGCCGGGATCGGCAATTCGGACTTCCGCGCCGACGGGCGGAATGACCGGGCCAAGGCCGACAGCAAGTATCTGGCAGCGCACCTTGCCTATGGAACAGGAGAGGGCTTCCGCGGTGCTTTCGGCCTTGCCTATGGCTGGCACGACGTCGACACCACGCGTTCGGTGGTCTTTGCGCCGCTTGCACAGACGCTGAAGTCGGCGCGCGACGCGAACACGTTCCAGATCTTCGGCGAGGCGGGCTATGACTTCGTCATGGGCAAGGCGGCGTTGACGCCCTTTGCCCGGCTCGCCCATGTTCGCACCAAGAGCGATGCCTTCGCCGAAACCGGCGGCAACGCGGCGCTCGCGGTCGCTGGAGCCAAGCAGGAAACCACTTTCCTCAGCCTCGGCGCGCGCGCCCGCTTCAATATCGGACAGCCAGGCTTCCAGCCCTATGCTTCGGCTGCCTGGAATCGCGCCTCGGGTGATCGTGGAGCGCCCGTGGGGGCGGCGTTTGCGAGTGGCGGCGGTTCGCCCTTCGTGCTGACCGGCACGCTGATTCCGAAGAACTCGGCCGAGATCGAAGCTGGCTTCGATTACACGAGCGGCCCTTTCCGGATCGGCGCCGCCTACAGCGGCACGCTGGCGTCGGACCGCCGCACGCACGGGGCGCGTGTGACCGCGAGCTTTGCCTTCTGA
- a CDS encoding alpha/beta fold hydrolase — MGIIDSEEAAAGQPADYAEQWLAVPEMLLDQVRRDPDAVEEHFHALDAAHGYRARSVVNIDALALLVVDPAERHLTYSTGTSPADAHDLIDWDMAEATLHGRTMQLAQPDEQGAHPLLAYVPALEASNWDLPDEVKGLLAEAPRRRVLVVTTSAVPLKPLRRACAAFGMTGLETRVVEATLHTGSIRAGAAAAKLSYATAREAMSSALAKVGVARMPGLLHRLSLLSLGIFPNREEAVELLTDRWGLKPRQAQIAMLLAQGLTRGDTAQSLGLSEATVKKQADVVFQTFGVSGAAALARSLSAVTAMQALADASHGQVGWMSGAAEPLRFIDRPGGGRIAISDYGPAGGRPVVIVHSSMTTRHPPRRLVAELMRRGYRVLAIDRPGFGLTDVARGRAESDPSDPFEPAAHDMRIVLDQLRIERVDIVARGGAQVVAAFAGLYPDRCGAVVLVNPDPPATRDKRRWGVLGSFKEAYYQRPDLILPAARLITRAMTRSFLAKALRKSMRGSPPDEALVADEHVIDDYYRAIRMFTTGRLAGYVREQAALAQGISGDYAIDGSGWSVLLGAHDTLSEPGTALAYWRERIPAASFEVLENHGRLMAYAAPELISDRLAMAGAIKRPA; from the coding sequence ATGGGGATAATCGATTCGGAGGAAGCTGCGGCGGGGCAGCCGGCGGACTATGCGGAGCAATGGCTGGCGGTCCCGGAAATGCTGCTCGACCAGGTGCGCCGGGACCCCGATGCGGTAGAGGAACATTTTCACGCACTCGACGCTGCTCACGGATATCGTGCCCGTTCGGTTGTGAACATCGATGCGCTCGCCCTGCTCGTCGTCGATCCGGCAGAACGGCATCTCACCTATAGCACGGGCACCTCGCCTGCCGATGCCCATGACCTTATCGACTGGGACATGGCCGAAGCGACGCTGCACGGGCGAACGATGCAGCTTGCGCAACCGGACGAACAGGGCGCGCATCCACTCTTGGCCTATGTCCCGGCGCTCGAAGCTTCAAACTGGGATCTTCCGGACGAGGTGAAGGGGCTTCTGGCCGAGGCGCCCCGACGGCGTGTGCTCGTCGTCACCACCTCGGCCGTGCCCCTAAAGCCCCTGCGGCGCGCCTGCGCCGCCTTCGGGATGACCGGCCTTGAAACCCGTGTCGTCGAGGCGACGCTCCACACGGGCAGCATCCGCGCTGGCGCCGCGGCCGCCAAGCTGAGCTATGCGACCGCGCGCGAAGCCATGTCGTCGGCGCTAGCGAAGGTCGGCGTCGCACGTATGCCGGGACTTCTGCATCGCCTGTCGCTGCTGTCGCTCGGTATCTTTCCCAACCGCGAAGAAGCCGTTGAATTGCTCACCGACCGCTGGGGCCTCAAGCCGCGCCAGGCACAGATCGCCATGCTGCTCGCGCAAGGCCTGACGCGAGGGGATACGGCACAATCGCTCGGCCTTTCGGAGGCCACGGTCAAGAAGCAGGCCGATGTCGTCTTCCAGACCTTCGGCGTCTCGGGCGCCGCGGCCCTCGCCCGGTCCCTGAGCGCCGTCACCGCCATGCAGGCGCTGGCCGATGCAAGCCACGGCCAAGTTGGCTGGATGAGCGGCGCGGCCGAGCCGCTGCGCTTTATCGATCGCCCGGGCGGCGGCCGGATCGCCATCTCCGATTACGGTCCTGCCGGCGGTCGCCCCGTGGTCATTGTGCACAGCAGCATGACGACCCGCCATCCGCCCCGGCGGCTGGTCGCCGAACTCATGCGGAGGGGATACCGGGTGCTGGCCATCGACCGGCCCGGCTTTGGATTGACCGACGTGGCGCGAGGACGCGCCGAGAGCGATCCGTCGGATCCATTCGAGCCCGCTGCGCACGACATGCGGATCGTACTCGACCAGCTCCGGATCGAACGTGTCGACATCGTGGCGCGGGGCGGCGCGCAGGTTGTCGCCGCTTTCGCAGGTCTCTACCCGGATCGCTGCGGCGCTGTGGTCCTCGTCAATCCCGATCCCCCCGCGACGCGTGACAAACGTCGCTGGGGCGTGCTCGGTTCGTTCAAGGAAGCCTATTATCAGCGCCCCGATCTCATCTTGCCCGCCGCCCGGCTCATTACCAGGGCAATGACGCGCAGCTTCCTTGCCAAGGCGCTCCGCAAATCCATGCGCGGAAGTCCGCCCGACGAGGCGCTGGTCGCGGACGAGCACGTCATCGACGATTATTACCGCGCGATACGCATGTTCACCACTGGCCGCCTGGCGGGATATGTGCGCGAACAGGCAGCCTTGGCCCAGGGGATCAGCGGCGATTACGCGATCGACGGCAGCGGATGGTCGGTGCTGCTCGGCGCGCATGACACCTTGTCCGAGCCTGGAACGGCCCTCGCCTATTGGCGCGAACGCATTCCCGCCGCCTCCTTTGAGGTTCTCGAAAACCACGGGCGCCTCATGGCCTACGCGGCCCCTGAACTGATATCGGACCGCCTCGCCATGGCCGGCGCAATCAAACGCCCCGCATGA
- a CDS encoding NAD(P)H-hydrate dehydratase — protein sequence MADPVALDTGWLKANPLPDHRGNIDKNSRGRVLLIGGCRQVPGGMLLTAEAAFRAGAGKVTIATIASAAIAAGIAAPACAVLALPETDSGEIAPESADLLVGEIGHFDAIVIGPAMGEEKTARALLAALLPRLPKHLFLLLDAAALRVAADHAAAIAARGDQIVLTPHEGELAALLRAEREEVSRDPLAALARAQDRFGAAVMVKGATSYLMADDICLSYAGGGSGLAVSGSGDVLAGLIGGLGAQGLSPLQASAWGIWLHGEAGRRLGETMGPIGYLASELAPLIPSLMRGV from the coding sequence GTGGCTGATCCGGTCGCGCTCGACACGGGGTGGCTGAAAGCAAACCCGCTTCCCGATCATCGCGGCAATATCGACAAGAACAGCCGCGGGCGCGTGCTCCTGATCGGCGGCTGCCGCCAGGTGCCCGGGGGAATGCTCCTGACCGCCGAGGCGGCGTTTCGGGCAGGCGCCGGCAAAGTCACCATCGCAACCATCGCGTCGGCCGCGATTGCGGCGGGTATCGCGGCTCCCGCCTGCGCGGTCCTCGCGCTTCCCGAGACCGACAGCGGGGAAATTGCGCCCGAGAGCGCCGATCTTCTGGTGGGCGAGATCGGCCATTTTGACGCCATTGTCATCGGTCCGGCAATGGGCGAAGAAAAGACCGCCCGCGCGCTCTTGGCGGCGCTTTTGCCAAGGCTACCCAAGCATCTCTTTCTGCTCCTCGACGCTGCTGCGCTGCGTGTCGCTGCCGATCATGCCGCTGCGATCGCCGCGCGGGGCGACCAGATTGTCCTCACACCGCACGAAGGCGAGCTTGCAGCTCTGCTGCGTGCCGAGAGGGAGGAGGTATCGCGCGATCCGCTCGCCGCGCTTGCACGGGCGCAGGACCGTTTCGGCGCGGCGGTCATGGTCAAGGGTGCCACAAGCTATTTGATGGCGGACGATATCTGCCTTTCCTATGCCGGAGGCGGATCGGGCCTTGCTGTCAGCGGATCGGGTGACGTGCTGGCAGGCCTGATAGGAGGCCTCGGCGCCCAGGGATTGTCTCCGCTTCAAGCCTCCGCGTGGGGCATATGGCTCCATGGCGAGGCGGGACGACGCCTTGGGGAAACGATGGGGCCGATCGGCTATCTCGCCAGCGAACTCGCACCGCTCATACCCTCGCTCATGCGGGGCGTTTGA
- a CDS encoding histidine phosphatase family protein has protein sequence MTPRWPSTLWVVRHGQSAGNVARDAAHASGAERIKLDHRDVDVPLSALGIEQARALGEWFAAGEAGARPEVMLASPYVRAVQTAEIFREAGGCEAEENICIDERLREKEFGILDGLTSLGIAAAHPEQAEFRSLLGKFYHRPPGGESWCDVILRLRSLLDTVSLHYGGRRVMIVAHQVVVLCLRTIIENLSEAEILAIDREGDVANCAITEYRLDPDAGRDGALVLARYNVTAPIKRKVPVTREPDAMVAARG, from the coding sequence GTGACGCCGCGCTGGCCTTCCACGCTTTGGGTTGTGCGCCACGGGCAAAGCGCAGGCAATGTGGCGCGCGATGCCGCGCACGCGTCGGGTGCCGAGCGCATCAAGCTCGACCACCGCGACGTCGACGTGCCGCTCTCCGCCCTGGGGATCGAGCAGGCACGCGCGCTTGGCGAATGGTTCGCGGCCGGCGAGGCCGGCGCGCGGCCCGAAGTCATGCTTGCCTCACCTTATGTCCGAGCGGTCCAAACCGCCGAGATTTTTCGCGAGGCGGGCGGCTGCGAGGCGGAAGAGAATATCTGTATCGACGAGCGTCTGCGCGAAAAGGAGTTCGGCATCCTCGATGGTCTTACCAGCCTCGGAATTGCAGCAGCGCACCCCGAGCAGGCTGAATTTCGAAGCCTTCTCGGCAAATTCTATCACCGCCCCCCTGGAGGCGAGAGCTGGTGCGACGTCATATTGCGGCTTCGTTCGCTCCTCGACACCGTCTCGCTCCATTATGGGGGACGCCGCGTGATGATCGTGGCGCACCAGGTGGTGGTGCTTTGCCTGCGCACGATCATCGAAAATCTGTCGGAGGCGGAAATTCTCGCGATCGACCGCGAGGGGGACGTCGCCAATTGCGCGATAACCGAATATCGTCTCGACCCGGATGCGGGCCGTGACGGCGCCCTTGTGCTCGCGCGCTATAATGTGACGGCTCCGATCAAGCGCAAGGTGCCGGTAACCCGCGAGCCTGATGCGATGGTTGCCGCGCGTGGCTGA